Proteins encoded together in one Gemmatimonadota bacterium DH-78 window:
- a CDS encoding mannose-1-phosphate guanylyltransferase/mannose-6-phosphate isomerase — MSVLPLVPVLLCGGSGTRLWPASRAGFPKQFVPLAGGRSLLQHTLTRLEGLDTAGWVAVTNERHRFLVERQAGEVGIDRLRVLLEPMGRNTAPAIAAAALDVTRDGGDALLLVLPADHVVARPEAFREAVERGRGAAEAGTLVTFGVVPARPETGYGYIRTGDALAEHTGVRRIAEFVEKPDADTAARYVESGDFLWNAGIFLFRASRLIEELETHRPEMATRLRRAWQAGTPVAASDALRLDEEAFGAIAGESIDYAVMEETDRGAVVPLDAGWDDAGSWDALLRLQEGDGHGNVVEGDVALEDVSNSYVRSSGRLVTCVGVDDLVVVETPDAVLVSGRDRSGSLKRVVDRLRADERPETDLHTTVHRPWGRYTVLDLDPAFQVKRIAVEPGGCLSLQYHHHRAEQWVVVRGTATVTRDDEVLTVQPGESVAIPLGAVHRLENRGTGLLEIIEVQTGTYFGEDDIVRLDDRYGRSETGAEG, encoded by the coding sequence ATGTCCGTACTCCCCCTGGTTCCCGTCCTCCTCTGCGGCGGCAGCGGAACCCGGCTCTGGCCCGCCTCCCGGGCGGGATTCCCCAAGCAGTTCGTGCCGCTCGCGGGCGGGCGCTCGCTGCTCCAGCACACCCTGACGCGTCTCGAGGGGCTCGACACCGCCGGGTGGGTGGCCGTCACCAACGAGCGGCATCGCTTTCTGGTGGAGCGGCAGGCCGGCGAAGTGGGCATCGATCGGCTGCGCGTGCTGCTCGAGCCGATGGGCCGCAATACCGCACCGGCGATCGCAGCGGCCGCCCTCGATGTCACCCGCGACGGGGGCGACGCCCTCCTGCTGGTGCTTCCCGCCGATCACGTGGTCGCCCGCCCCGAGGCCTTCCGAGAGGCGGTGGAGCGCGGGCGCGGGGCGGCCGAGGCCGGCACGCTGGTCACCTTCGGCGTGGTGCCCGCGCGGCCGGAAACGGGGTACGGCTACATCCGGACCGGCGATGCGCTGGCCGAGCACACGGGGGTGCGGCGCATCGCCGAGTTCGTGGAGAAGCCCGATGCCGACACCGCCGCCCGGTACGTCGAGTCGGGCGACTTTCTGTGGAACGCGGGCATCTTCCTCTTCCGCGCCTCGCGCCTGATCGAGGAACTCGAGACCCATCGGCCCGAGATGGCGACCCGGCTCCGGCGCGCCTGGCAGGCCGGCACCCCGGTCGCCGCCTCCGATGCGTTGCGGCTCGACGAAGAGGCGTTCGGAGCGATCGCCGGGGAGTCGATCGACTACGCGGTGATGGAAGAGACCGACCGCGGGGCGGTCGTACCCCTCGATGCCGGGTGGGACGATGCCGGTTCCTGGGATGCGCTGCTCCGGCTCCAGGAGGGCGACGGCCACGGCAACGTGGTCGAGGGCGACGTGGCCCTCGAAGACGTCTCGAACAGCTACGTGCGCTCCTCCGGGAGGCTCGTCACCTGCGTGGGCGTGGACGACCTCGTCGTGGTCGAGACCCCCGACGCGGTGCTGGTGAGCGGCCGCGACCGCTCCGGGTCGCTCAAGAGGGTGGTGGATCGACTCCGTGCCGACGAGCGTCCGGAGACCGACCTCCACACCACGGTGCACCGGCCCTGGGGGCGCTACACGGTGCTCGACCTCGATCCGGCCTTCCAGGTGAAGCGCATCGCGGTGGAGCCGGGCGGATGCCTGTCGCTGCAGTATCACCACCACCGCGCCGAGCAGTGGGTCGTGGTGCGCGGCACGGCCACCGTCACCCGCGACGACGAGGTGCTCACGGTACAGCCGGGGGAATCGGTGGCGATCCCCCTCGGGGCCGTCCACCGTCTCGAGAACCGGGGCACCGGCCTCCTCGAGATCATCGAGGTACAGACCGGCACCTACTTCGGCGAAGACGACATCGTGCGCCTCGACGACCGCTACGGCCGCAGCGAGACGGGCGCGGAGGGCTGA
- the cysC gene encoding adenylyl-sulfate kinase, translating into MSDLLRVSTAGSVDDGKSTLIGRLLYDTRSIFQDQLEQIEGASRRLGEEEVNLALLTDGLRAEREQKITIDVAYRYFATPRRTFILADTPGHEQYTRNMVTGASTADLAIVLIDATKGVLTQSRRHAFIASLLGIPHMVVAVNKMDLVDWSAEVFERIRDDFTDFAARLTVPDVTFVPMSALRGDNVVHRSERMPWYEGGSLLHRMETVAAGTRHNTIDFRFPVQTVIRPHQDFRGLAGTVASGGVAAGDAVVVLPGGQRTTVTEVRTADGPLERAGAGDAVVVTVADDLDIARGDMLARPRNLPEVSNTLEANLCWMHAEPLQLHHRYLLQHTTVRTPVFVRDLEYRFDVDTLHREPADTLELNEIGRVVLDATRPIFFDSYRVNIETGSFILIDPHTNATVAAGMIRGGETRLEADTPVSPNVTMPDEGVTRAEREARSGHGSAVIWFTGRPGAGKSTVARAVERALFDEGVDTMLLDGDAVRHGLCGDLGFSPGDRRENIRRVGEVARLFADNGRVVIAAFVSPYAVDRDRVRDRVGAERFVEIEITAPETVLIERDPKGLYAAFAQGSLTGLTGMDAPYERPADPALVIDTDRTTVEEAAARVIAAWRAR; encoded by the coding sequence ATGAGCGACCTGCTGAGGGTCTCCACCGCCGGGAGCGTGGACGACGGCAAGAGCACCCTCATCGGGCGCCTGCTCTACGACACCCGCTCGATCTTCCAGGACCAGCTCGAGCAGATCGAGGGGGCCAGTCGGCGCCTCGGCGAGGAGGAGGTGAACCTCGCCCTGCTCACCGACGGGCTGCGGGCCGAGCGGGAGCAGAAGATCACCATCGACGTGGCCTACCGGTACTTCGCCACCCCCCGCCGCACCTTCATCCTCGCCGACACCCCGGGGCACGAGCAGTACACCCGCAACATGGTGACGGGCGCCTCCACCGCCGACCTGGCCATCGTGCTGATCGACGCCACGAAAGGGGTGCTCACCCAGTCGCGGCGGCACGCCTTCATCGCCTCGCTGCTGGGCATTCCCCACATGGTGGTGGCGGTGAACAAGATGGACCTGGTGGACTGGTCGGCGGAGGTGTTCGAACGGATCCGGGACGACTTCACCGATTTCGCGGCGCGGCTGACGGTGCCCGACGTGACGTTCGTGCCGATGTCGGCGCTGCGCGGCGACAACGTGGTGCACCGCTCCGAGCGCATGCCCTGGTACGAGGGCGGCTCGCTGCTCCACCGCATGGAGACGGTGGCCGCGGGTACGCGGCACAACACGATCGACTTCCGGTTCCCGGTGCAGACGGTGATCCGGCCCCACCAGGACTTTCGCGGCCTGGCGGGCACGGTGGCCTCGGGCGGGGTGGCGGCGGGCGACGCGGTGGTGGTGCTGCCGGGCGGCCAGCGCACGACCGTGACCGAGGTGCGCACCGCCGACGGGCCTCTCGAACGCGCCGGAGCGGGCGACGCCGTGGTGGTGACGGTGGCCGACGACCTCGACATCGCGCGGGGCGACATGCTCGCGCGCCCGCGCAACCTGCCCGAGGTGTCGAACACGCTCGAGGCGAATCTGTGCTGGATGCACGCGGAGCCGCTGCAGCTGCACCACCGCTACCTGCTCCAGCACACGACCGTGCGCACCCCGGTGTTCGTGCGCGACCTGGAGTACCGCTTCGACGTCGACACCCTGCATCGCGAGCCGGCCGACACCCTCGAACTGAACGAGATCGGGCGCGTGGTGCTCGACGCCACCCGGCCCATCTTCTTCGACTCCTACCGGGTGAACATCGAGACGGGCTCCTTCATTCTCATCGACCCGCACACGAACGCGACCGTGGCCGCCGGCATGATCCGCGGCGGAGAGACGCGACTCGAAGCCGACACCCCCGTATCGCCGAATGTGACCATGCCCGACGAGGGGGTGACCCGAGCCGAGCGGGAGGCGCGCAGCGGGCACGGCTCTGCGGTGATCTGGTTCACGGGGCGACCGGGCGCCGGCAAGTCGACGGTGGCGCGCGCGGTGGAGCGGGCCCTCTTCGACGAGGGCGTCGACACCATGCTGCTCGACGGCGACGCGGTGCGACACGGACTCTGTGGCGATCTCGGCTTCTCGCCCGGGGACCGCCGCGAGAACATCCGCCGCGTGGGCGAGGTGGCCCGCCTCTTCGCCGACAACGGGCGCGTGGTGATCGCGGCCTTCGTTTCACCCTACGCGGTGGATCGCGATCGGGTGCGGGATCGGGTGGGGGCGGAACGGTTCGTGGAGATCGAGATCACCGCCCCGGAGACGGTGCTGATCGAGCGTGACCCGAAGGGTCTCTACGCCGCCTTCGCCCAGGGCAGTCTGACCGGTCTCACCGGCATGGACGCTCCCTACGAGCGTCCGGCGGATCCGGCGCTCGTGATCGACACCGATCGCACCACGGTGGAGGAGGCGGCCGCTCGCGTGATCGCGGCCTGGCGGGCGCGGTAG
- a CDS encoding glycosyltransferase family 4 protein, translated as MRILKIWDADYPWDVRVEKVMRSLGEAGHEVHLVARNNKHSPIEETLPEGRVHRLRPWGFLPQKVDGLAQFPAFVNPRWYARMMEVGRKIDAEVVFVRDLPLAPTALAAARRLGVPVVLDMAENYPAMIRDIWLGGRQGPLDFLVRNPKLVSMVEKRTLPAMDHVIVVVEESGARIEKLGVSPDRITVVSNTPLESRIPEHPVDVEHSTDTLRMVYLGLLEKPRGIETVLDGVALLRDRGVKVFVDIIGGGMDEKLFHETAERNALGPDIVHFHGMLPYDDALAIFHRTDVGLVPHFAVESCSTTIPNKLFDYMSYGLPVITTDMPPAERIVNDIGSGAVFRSEDPVDFARAVESLVDDEHRRRCGRAGREAIVERYNWTQDAARLVDALESTVARAGRAGATTSS; from the coding sequence GTGAGAATTCTCAAGATCTGGGACGCCGACTATCCGTGGGACGTCCGCGTCGAGAAGGTGATGCGGTCGCTCGGAGAGGCCGGCCACGAGGTGCATCTCGTGGCCCGCAACAACAAGCACAGCCCGATCGAGGAAACCTTGCCCGAAGGGCGGGTGCACCGCCTCCGCCCCTGGGGATTCCTGCCGCAGAAGGTGGACGGGTTGGCCCAGTTCCCCGCCTTCGTGAACCCGCGATGGTACGCGCGCATGATGGAGGTGGGCCGGAAGATCGACGCCGAGGTGGTGTTCGTGCGCGATCTGCCGCTCGCCCCCACCGCCCTCGCGGCGGCGCGCCGTCTCGGAGTCCCCGTGGTGCTCGACATGGCCGAGAACTACCCCGCCATGATTCGCGACATCTGGCTCGGGGGACGCCAGGGCCCGCTGGACTTCCTCGTTCGCAACCCGAAGCTCGTGTCGATGGTCGAGAAGCGTACGCTGCCGGCCATGGACCACGTGATCGTGGTCGTGGAGGAATCGGGCGCGCGCATCGAGAAGCTCGGCGTGTCTCCCGACCGCATCACCGTGGTGTCGAACACCCCGCTCGAGTCTCGCATTCCCGAGCACCCGGTCGATGTCGAACACTCCACCGACACCCTCCGGATGGTGTATCTGGGGCTCCTCGAGAAGCCCCGTGGCATCGAGACGGTGCTCGACGGCGTGGCCCTGCTTCGGGACCGCGGCGTGAAGGTGTTCGTCGACATCATCGGGGGCGGCATGGACGAGAAGCTCTTCCACGAGACGGCGGAGCGGAACGCACTCGGCCCCGACATCGTGCACTTTCACGGCATGCTGCCCTACGACGACGCGCTGGCGATCTTCCACCGCACGGATGTGGGGCTCGTGCCCCACTTCGCCGTGGAGAGCTGCAGCACCACGATCCCGAACAAGCTGTTCGACTACATGTCGTACGGCCTGCCGGTGATCACGACCGACATGCCGCCGGCCGAGCGCATCGTCAACGACATCGGCTCGGGGGCGGTCTTCCGCAGTGAAGACCCCGTCGATTTCGCGCGGGCAGTGGAGAGCCTCGTGGACGACGAGCACCGGCGCCGTTGCGGGCGGGCCGGACGCGAAGCCATCGTGGAGCGGTACAACTGGACTCAGGACGCCGCCCGTCTGGTCGATGCTCTCGAGAGCACCGTCGCACGGGCCGGTCGAGCCGGGGCGACGACCTCTTCGTAG
- a CDS encoding ABC transporter ATP-binding protein produces the protein MASARPLRTASMVVLLAIAGILEGFGVAAIVPLLEIMVRPDTQPSDGLAATVSDVFGWFGLPFTLEVVLVALTGVFVVKALVAYGAMFQVGTVVAGVSRDLRLRLLRAVVAARWQHTLQYPSGFIGNAVSGETSITAQAYREACQVLAELIQVAVFVTVAFLISWQTATASVVVGAGILFMFRGVVDRARRAGQTQTHTLRDILASLTDALPSLKPLKAMHREHYLLPRLEEGTNRFFRAQRAQIALQELIYKAQEPILLGAMAFGLWLVLRFDAAQATDLMVLALLFYRTVQTLTNIQGRWTTVRVGETAFQSLMEHIDAAEAADEHHTASGELRAPPLGQSIAFDDVWYDYGEGPVLKGVSGDIPAGRFVTIVGPSGSGKTTLTDLVSGLMRPTEGHLRIDGVDMARIDLKSWRDQVGYVPQEPMLFSDTVRSNVTLGRSDASDEDVEKALRAANAWEFVSALPKGVDTRIGEGGQNLSGGQRQRLAIARALVGEPRLLILDEPTTALDGAAEKEVCDALAGLHGELTILAISHQSAIRDMADDVWTLSGGRVRDRTTASAPAPLDA, from the coding sequence ATGGCCTCGGCGCGTCCGCTCCGGACCGCCTCGATGGTGGTCCTGCTGGCGATCGCGGGCATTCTCGAGGGATTCGGCGTGGCGGCCATCGTGCCGCTGCTCGAGATCATGGTTCGCCCCGACACCCAGCCCTCGGACGGGCTGGCGGCCACCGTGAGCGACGTCTTCGGGTGGTTCGGCCTGCCCTTCACCCTCGAGGTCGTGCTGGTGGCGCTCACCGGGGTGTTCGTCGTGAAGGCGCTGGTGGCCTACGGGGCGATGTTTCAGGTGGGCACCGTCGTGGCCGGCGTGAGCCGCGACCTCCGCCTCCGACTCCTGCGCGCCGTCGTCGCCGCCCGCTGGCAGCACACGCTGCAGTACCCGTCCGGGTTCATCGGCAACGCGGTGTCGGGCGAGACGAGCATCACCGCCCAGGCCTACCGCGAGGCGTGTCAGGTGCTCGCCGAGTTGATTCAGGTGGCCGTCTTCGTGACCGTCGCCTTCCTGATCTCCTGGCAGACGGCCACCGCCTCCGTGGTGGTGGGGGCGGGAATCCTCTTCATGTTCCGGGGTGTGGTGGATCGCGCGCGCCGCGCCGGTCAGACCCAGACCCACACCCTCCGCGACATTCTCGCGAGCCTCACCGACGCGCTGCCGAGCCTGAAGCCCCTCAAGGCGATGCACCGCGAGCACTATCTGCTGCCGCGTCTCGAGGAGGGCACCAACCGCTTCTTCCGCGCGCAACGCGCCCAGATCGCTCTGCAGGAACTGATCTACAAGGCGCAGGAGCCGATCCTGCTCGGGGCGATGGCCTTCGGCCTCTGGCTGGTGCTCCGCTTCGACGCGGCCCAGGCTACCGACCTGATGGTGCTCGCACTGCTCTTCTACCGCACCGTACAGACGCTCACCAACATTCAGGGCCGGTGGACGACGGTGCGGGTGGGGGAGACGGCGTTCCAGTCGCTCATGGAGCACATCGATGCCGCCGAGGCGGCCGACGAGCACCACACCGCGAGCGGGGAACTGCGGGCGCCGCCGCTCGGGCAGAGCATCGCGTTCGACGACGTCTGGTACGACTACGGGGAGGGGCCGGTGCTCAAGGGCGTGAGCGGCGACATCCCCGCCGGCCGGTTCGTCACCATCGTCGGCCCGTCGGGCTCCGGAAAGACGACGCTGACGGATCTCGTCAGCGGGCTGATGCGGCCCACCGAGGGGCACCTGCGCATCGACGGCGTCGACATGGCGCGGATCGATCTGAAGAGCTGGCGCGATCAGGTGGGCTACGTGCCCCAGGAGCCCATGCTGTTCAGCGACACGGTGCGCTCCAACGTCACGCTGGGCCGCTCCGATGCCTCGGACGAGGACGTCGAGAAGGCGCTCAGGGCCGCAAACGCCTGGGAGTTCGTGAGCGCGCTGCCGAAGGGCGTCGACACCCGCATCGGAGAGGGCGGGCAGAACCTCTCGGGCGGTCAGCGTCAGCGGCTCGCGATCGCGCGGGCACTGGTGGGTGAACCGCGGCTGCTGATCCTCGACGAGCCCACCACGGCGCTCGACGGCGCGGCCGAGAAGGAGGTCTGCGACGCCCTCGCCGGCCTGCACGGCGAACTCACCATCCTCGCCATCTCGCATCAGTCGGCCATTCGCGACATGGCCGACGACGTCTGGACCCTCTCCGGCGGACGGGTGCGGGATCGCACCACCGCCTCCGCCCCGGCTCCCCTCGACGCCTGA
- the wecB gene encoding UDP-N-acetylglucosamine 2-epimerase (non-hydrolyzing) has translation MERLPPTVLVVVGTRPEAIKMAPVYEALRARSEVDVQLVLTGQHTDLVDQVMERFGLRADHDLELMRPGQTLYDVAHGCLDGLREVFQQTKPGAVLVQGDTATVAFAALTGFFEKVLVGHVEAGLRSGDKWAPWPEEIFRRLTDVLTDWYFAPTVRSAEHLLKENVPAHQVFVTGNPVVDALTSLDENRPVGDTTLDAALRRRRAGEGELALVTLHRRESFGQPILDALGGILDLVEAEPDLHVVYPVHPNPNVRGPAHEVLGGHPRIDLLDPVDYFDLMAVVRWADLVLTDSGGIQEEAPSFGTPVLVLREVTERPEGIEAGAAELVGTDRARILTRGRELLAEARAGSAERTALNPYGDGLAGERIADIVVNALTDTPRITTDWQPARADS, from the coding sequence ATGGAACGACTCCCCCCCACCGTTCTCGTCGTCGTCGGCACGCGCCCCGAGGCCATCAAGATGGCCCCCGTCTACGAGGCGCTTCGCGCGCGCTCCGAGGTGGACGTTCAGCTCGTGCTCACCGGCCAGCACACGGACCTGGTGGATCAGGTGATGGAGCGCTTCGGTCTGCGCGCCGACCACGACCTCGAGCTGATGCGTCCCGGCCAGACCCTCTACGACGTGGCGCACGGCTGCCTCGACGGGCTCCGCGAGGTGTTTCAGCAGACGAAGCCCGGCGCCGTGCTCGTGCAGGGCGATACGGCCACCGTCGCCTTCGCGGCGCTGACCGGGTTTTTCGAGAAGGTGCTCGTGGGGCATGTCGAGGCGGGACTCCGGAGCGGCGACAAGTGGGCGCCCTGGCCGGAGGAGATCTTCCGCAGGCTCACCGACGTGCTGACCGACTGGTACTTCGCGCCGACCGTGCGGTCGGCCGAGCATCTCCTGAAGGAGAACGTGCCCGCGCACCAGGTGTTCGTGACCGGCAACCCGGTCGTGGATGCCCTGACGTCGCTCGACGAGAACCGCCCCGTGGGAGACACCACCCTCGATGCCGCGCTGCGGCGCCGGCGCGCGGGCGAGGGAGAACTCGCCCTCGTGACCCTGCATCGGCGCGAGTCGTTCGGCCAGCCGATCCTCGACGCGCTGGGCGGCATTCTCGATCTGGTGGAGGCCGAGCCCGACCTGCACGTGGTGTACCCGGTGCACCCCAACCCGAATGTTCGCGGGCCCGCGCACGAGGTGCTCGGCGGGCACCCGCGGATCGACCTGCTCGACCCGGTCGACTACTTCGATCTGATGGCCGTGGTCCGCTGGGCCGACCTCGTGCTCACCGACTCGGGCGGCATTCAGGAGGAGGCCCCCTCGTTCGGTACCCCGGTCCTGGTGCTCCGCGAGGTGACCGAGCGCCCCGAGGGGATCGAGGCCGGAGCCGCCGAACTGGTGGGCACCGACCGGGCGCGAATTCTCACCCGGGGTCGCGAACTGCTCGCGGAGGCCCGGGCCGGCTCCGCCGAGCGGACCGCACTGAACCCCTACGGCGACGGCCTCGCCGGAGAGCGAATCGCCGACATCGTGGTGAATGCGCTGACCGATACCCCGCGCATCACCACCGACTGGCAGCCCGCGCGCGCCGACTCGTGA
- a CDS encoding glycosyltransferase family 4 protein encodes MASSSTPYLLIVRNGPVWDLEKTLSFFSRTFGAHFEGEICTYGVEKGFFSAAGFDVRRFKWPKGGPVGRAGYIAWILGRAMKARWIKGRKLVVIAYDPFQSGMIGALAKRLTGATFICEVNGVYGDDDNLIDMPDPEARAERKRSMLRFGSKVLKHADFVKVLYPEQLKGFDEAVLDKPRTWFFDLIDADTFQPRGLAPEKRIVFAGHPFMRKGLDILLQAWARTRGDFPEWSLNLVGWGIEEPAREKELPTDGVEFVPPQTPEELARLIEASEGLILPSRSEGMGRVLLEAALLGRPRLGSRVGGIPYYIDHGVDGLLFEPADVDALEAELRRFMSDEELRARMGVAARKRAVESFTSQEYVRRYGEVVESLTGWAPPTLD; translated from the coding sequence ATGGCTTCTTCGAGCACCCCCTACCTTCTCATCGTCCGCAACGGCCCCGTCTGGGACCTCGAGAAGACGCTCAGCTTCTTCTCGCGCACCTTCGGAGCCCACTTCGAGGGAGAGATCTGCACCTACGGCGTGGAGAAGGGCTTCTTCAGCGCCGCCGGGTTCGACGTGCGGCGGTTCAAGTGGCCGAAGGGCGGCCCCGTGGGGCGTGCAGGGTACATCGCCTGGATCCTCGGGCGCGCCATGAAGGCCCGCTGGATCAAGGGCCGCAAACTCGTGGTCATCGCCTACGATCCCTTCCAGAGCGGCATGATCGGGGCCCTCGCGAAGCGGCTGACCGGCGCCACCTTCATCTGCGAGGTGAACGGGGTCTACGGCGACGACGACAACCTGATCGACATGCCCGACCCCGAGGCCCGAGCCGAGCGGAAGCGGTCGATGCTGCGCTTCGGTTCGAAGGTGCTGAAGCACGCCGACTTCGTGAAGGTGCTCTACCCCGAGCAGCTGAAGGGCTTCGACGAGGCGGTGCTCGACAAGCCGCGCACCTGGTTCTTCGACCTGATCGACGCCGACACCTTCCAGCCGCGCGGCCTCGCCCCCGAGAAGCGGATCGTCTTCGCGGGCCATCCCTTCATGCGGAAGGGGCTCGACATTCTGCTGCAGGCCTGGGCGCGCACCCGCGGCGACTTTCCCGAGTGGAGTCTCAACCTCGTCGGATGGGGAATCGAAGAGCCCGCGCGCGAGAAGGAGCTGCCTACCGACGGCGTGGAGTTCGTGCCGCCGCAGACCCCCGAAGAGCTCGCCCGGTTGATCGAAGCTTCCGAGGGCCTCATCCTTCCTTCTCGTTCCGAGGGCATGGGACGGGTCCTCCTGGAGGCGGCGCTTCTGGGTCGGCCCCGCCTCGGAAGCCGGGTCGGGGGAATTCCCTACTACATCGACCACGGTGTCGACGGACTGCTCTTCGAGCCGGCCGACGTCGACGCCCTCGAGGCCGAGCTTCGCCGCTTCATGTCGGACGAGGAGCTTCGGGCCCGCATGGGCGTGGCCGCGCGCAAGCGTGCGGTCGAGTCGTTCACCTCGCAGGAGTACGTGCGACGGTACGGTGAGGTGGTCGAGAGCCTCACCGGGTGGGCGCCCCCGACACTGGACTGA